The [Eubacterium] eligens ATCC 27750 genome segment TTGTAAATATATCAACTCTGTCAAGGCAGAATCTTATTGCACGGTATCCTAAAAATGGATTAGCCTCTTTGGTAAGTCCCATATAAGGAATATCCTTATCTCCACCAATATCAAGTGTTCTTATTGTAAGTGGCATGCCTTTTGTCAGTACTGCTGCCTTCTTATATTCCTCAAACTGTTCCTCCTCTGTCGGCAGCGCATTCTTATTAAGAAAGAGAAACTCTGTCCTGAAAAGTCCCACGCCTTCAGCTCCGTCCTTAACTGCCTTGGCTGCTTCATCAGCTCCACCAATATTGGCAGCAAGCATAACCTTCTTTCCATCAGCTGTCTCTGTGCTTTTATTAATAAAGGTCTTTAATTCCTCAATATGTTCTTCATATTTTTTCTTTTTCTTCTCATATATAGAAAGTGTACGCGGTGTCGGATTAATAAAAACTTCTCCATAAGCTCCATCTATTATTATAAAATCTCCATCTTTTACTTTCTGAAGTATTCCCTTCACACTAAGTACTGCCGGAATCTCAAGTGCTCTTGCAAGAATTGAAGCATGCGCCGTATCGCCACCCTTTTCAGCTATAATACCTGCAACATGTGCTATGTCCATAGAAGCTGTCATCGATGGCTTAATCTCATCTGCAACAATAACAGTATTATCCGGAAGATTAGTAAGGTCAAATGCTTTCGTTCCCTGCAATATCTGTATCATTCTTTCTCTCATATCCTGAATATCAGTAACACGCTGCTGCATATCAGGATTATCCATTGAAGAAAACAATTGAATCAGCTTATTACACACATCATCAAAAGCTGCTTCTGCACATATATGACTATTATCAATTGCAGCAACAACTTCATTCTCTGTTGTTATATCTCTTGCAAGATATATCTGATTCTTAAGCACCAGTGCATCCTTGTCAGACTCACCAAGTTTTTTCTCCAGTTCAGACAATAATTCTTCCGTCTGCTCTATAAATGTTTTTCTGGCCTCAAAGAATCTTTTCTTCTCTTCTTCGGCATTATAATGCGTTCCCCTGTTTACAACAGCACTGGCATTATAAACAATAAGAACATGTCCTATGCCAATTCCTCTTGAAGTTCCTATTCCTCTTTCCATACATATGCCCCCATTCTACTGATTAAACACATACCTTATCATGTTAACAATAGTTTCCGATGTATCTCTCGAATATATTGTCTCCCTTGCAAGCACCGGATTGTCAGTAATGATCCCATCTACGCCTTTGTTAGTCAGATTCTTGATTGACTCTTTATTATTTACTGTCCAAGCATAAACACGCTTACCTGAATTATGAATTGCATCTATAGTTCTCTTTGATAAAAATGCAGCATTTATACTAAAGAAATCTATATTCTTCATATCATAAAAATCTCCATATGCTGCTGATAAAATATATCCAACCTTAATATTTTCATTGTATGATTTAACTGCCTGCAATGCAGAATTACTGAAAGATGTTATAACACAATCATTAACCATATTATATTTCTCTATAAGTCTTACTGTATTCTTTGCAAGAAGTTCACCATTATCTGAAGGTTTCAGCTCAATGTTCAGTTTAATCTTACCCTGAGTAAATTCAAGTACCTCTTTTAACAGCGGAACATTTTCGCCTTTATACTCATCCGAAAACCACGAACCGGCATCAAGACTTTTAACTTCCCTATAAGTCATTTCAACTATATTTGCATCAATGCCGGTAGTTCTGTAAGCATTTGAATCATGCATTACAATTACCTCTCCACTTCCTGTCAGCTGTACATCCAGTTCAATGTAATCCGCCATGTCATCAATTGCTTTCTCAAAGGCAGCCATAGTATTCTCTGGCGCTTCTTTTGATGCTCCTCTGTGTGCCATAACCTTAGTTTCATGGAATATAGCAACATTTTCAAAAGGATTATTATTAAATGACATTAACAGATAGCATGAATCTGCAATAACTGCTGACGCAATAATAACACTATATATTATCTTTCTTCGTCTTGCAGGACCTTCCTGTATATCTGTGAACTCAAATGTAATATCGTCTACATCAGTATATTTGTAATACATATGTGAAATAGCCGAAAAAGACAGTGGTATTGCTACACATACAAGAATACATTTTATAATTAGTCTTTCTGTCCTTAATGCAGACAGAAATATAGCATTTCCAAGATATGCCATATTAAGAATCTTAACACCTGCAACAAGAAATACTGATATAAGCACATAAGTTATTCCAATAATTGCAAGCATAACCAGATTATACACAACAAGTGCTGATATTGTTCCCATTGGATGCTTCTTAACCATACGGGCACTTTTCTTATATGCTTCCCTAAATCCCAGTCCTTCCATCATGCATATATTCATTGCATATATTCCAGGAATTACAATTGCGTATATAATGACAAACACAAATATAACTTCAGCTTTAATATACCAGTGATTCCTAATGATATACATTTTAATTAAGTTAGTATTAGTCTCACTGTATAAGACATTAAACCATACAGTTACATTGGAAGCCAGAATTGATATGAAGTAAAATATACTCAGACCTACATGCCTTGGCTTAAAAACATTTTTAAAAACCTTATAAGAATTATAAAATATATCAACAACAGATGCATTACATGATGTTCTCTTTGTCTCGAAACAGACTGAAAGATATGTCATCTCATAAGTGCAATAGAATACAAATATACCCACAGCAAGAAAAATTGCAAATATGACTACAGGGTGTGTCATTGCTCTCTGAATATATTCATTAGTAAGATAGTTCACTCCTGCTATCTTCATAAGAAAATTAATTGCAAATAAAACAATAGGGAATATAACAGCAAAAGCAACAAGCTTGTATGCCAGTTCAAATGTCCATACATGCCTGCTGCTGTCAATTAAAAGACTAAAATTGTTTCGTAACTTTTTAAAAATCATATAATTATCCCCGAATCAATTGTCAATAAGATGCTGATTATCTGTGAAACATCTTAATAAACTTTCTCATCTCCGCTCTGATATCCATATTCTGCATATTAAGACTTTCCGAAAAACTCTGCATAAAATCCGCAGTATATGAAAAGACAAGAATCATTGCCATAACACTGGCAATCCTGTAATCGATTGAGAATACAAAACGCTCCACAAATTTATTCAAAAATCCGAATATAAATACGGCAACAAACCCCCAGGCAAGTGTTGACTGTAAGCATATGATGCCTTTGTAATTAAACTTAAGATGATCATAATTCCACCACACTTCACCAAACAGTTTTAACATAACCTGTGCTGTAAGGTACTCAAATGCTGTAGCACATATACATCCAAAAATATATAGTGCAATATAATTATGCTCTATTGGCTTAAAAATATTAAAAGCAATCAGTGTTCCGAAACCATATATTACACAGAACGGCAGCTTGGCAAAGCCTCTGTTTTCCCAGTAACCAAGCTGCTTTCTGATAACCACACATTCCATACACCATCCAAGAAAGCTGTATATAAAAAACCATATAACCAGCTGGCTTATATTCATGCTTCTAAATGTTATACCCATTATATGTGACATAATGTCCCCCTCCATCATCAAATGGAAAATCCAGAACCCATTAATTAAAGAAGTTCCTCAAGAGTCTTTCTTATTGCACTGATGAAATCCTGTGTATTAAGTGTTACAGGATTCTCCATTGTTGTAATAAGTGCAAGATCCTTTGTCATCTTTCCATCTTCAATAGTTTTAATACATGCACGCTCAAGAGTATCAGCAAATTTTCCAAGCTCAGGAATGTTATCCAACTCTCCTCTTTTTCTTAAAGCGCCTGTCCATGCGAATATAGTAGCGATAGGGTTAGTAGATGTTTCTTCACCCTTAAGATGCTTATAATAATGTCTCTGTACTGTTCCGTGTGCAGCTTCATACTCATAGTATCCATTAGGTGATACAAGAACAGAAGTCATCATTGAAAGTGAACCAAATGCTGTGGCTACCATATCACTCATAACATCTCCATCATAGTTCTTACAAGCCCAGATATATCCACCCTCTGAACGGATAACTCTTGCTACTGCATCATCTATAAGTGTATAGAAATATGTTATGCCAGATTCCTCGAACTTAGTCTTATACTCAGCATCGAATATTTCCTGGAATATGTCCTTAAATGTATGGTCATACTTTTTAGAGATTGTATCCTTAGTTGCAAACCAGAGATCCTGCTTTGTCTCAAGCGCAAAATTAAAGCAGCTTCTTGCAAAGCTCTCAATAGAATCATTGAGGTTGTGCATTCCCTGTAGAACTCCTGCACCCTTGAAGTTATGAATAAGCTCTCTTGTCTCCTCACCAGCCTCGTTAGTAAATACAAGCTCTGCCTTACCAGCCTCAGAAACCTTCATCTCAGATGCCTTATATACATCACCATATGCATGTCTTGCAATTGTGATAGGCTTCTTCCATGTCTTAACATATGGCTCAATACCCTTAACGATAATAGGAGCTCTGAATACTGTACCATCAAGCATGGCTCTTATTGTTCCGTTAGGACTCTTATACATCTCTTTGAGATTATATTCTGTCATTCTTGCCGCATTAGGTGTAATTGTTGCACACTTTACTGCAACACCATACTTCTTAGTAGCTTCTGCTGAATCTATAGTTACCTGATCATTAGTCTCATTTCTATGTACAAGACCCAAATCATAGTATTCTGTGTTAAGGTCAATAAAAGGAGTGAGCAGCTCGTCCTTGATAAGCTTCCACAATACTCTTGTCATCTCATCTCCGTCCATCTCTACAAGTGGAGTTGTCATCTTAATTTTGTCCATAATATAAAGAACCTCTCTTTCTTTTCTTACCTGATTAATTATTATAATTTATTTCAAATGTTTTGTAAACAGAAACTGACTTGTATTAGCCTGATTACTTTGTTATAATTCATAAGTAAATTTTACATACTACATTTAACAATGCACTGATTGTGCAGACACAATATGGAGGTACAGATACATGTGTGGATTCGCTGGTTTTACCGGCTACTTAGCTGACGGTGATGCTGTTCTTGAACGCATGATGAATAAGATTATTCACAGAGGACCTGACAGCGCAGGTAAATACATTGATGATAAAGCGTACATGGGCTTTAGAAGACTTTCTATCATTGATCTTGATAACGGAAGCCAGCCTATGTTTAACGAGAATAAGAAGATAGTAATAACATTTAACGGTGAGATATATAACTATCAGGATTTAAGAAAAGACCTTATTGAGAAAGGTCACGTATTTGCTAACAATTCAGATACTGAAGTTCTCATTCACTCATACGAGGAGTATGGCAAGGACATGCTTAACAAGCTTCGTGGAATGTTTGCATTCGTAATCTGGGACAGCGAGAAAGAAACTCTTTTCGGAGCAAGAGACTTCTTCGGAATTAAGCCTTTCTACTACACAGTTGCAGACGGCAACATGATATATGGTTCAGAAATTAAAAGTATCTTAGAGCATCCTGCTTATAAGAAAGAGGTTAATCCTGTTGCACTTGAGAATTATCTCACATTCCAGTACTCAGTACTTGATGAAACATTCTTCAAAGGAATATTCAAGTTGATGCCTGGTCACTTCTTTACATTCCACAAGGGTGAGCTTAACATTGAAAGATATTGGGAGCCTACATTTGATGCTGATGAGAGCAAGTCTTTAGATGAATTTGTTGATGAAATCGACGATGTTATGCATGATTCAGTTGAACACCATAAGATTAGTGATGTTGAGGTTGGTTCATTCCTCTCAAGTGGTGTTGATTCAAGCTATGTTGCTGCTACATTTAACGGTGACAAAACATTTACTGTTGGATTTGATTATGAAAAATACAACGAGATTGACTATGCCAAAGCTTTATCTGACAAAATTAAAATTGACAACTATTCAAAGCTTGTTTCAAGTGAAGAATACTGGGCTGCAATTCCTAAAATCCAGTATCATATGGACGAGCCTTTAGCTGACCCTGCTGCGATTGCACTTTACTTTGTAAGCCAGACAGCAGCCAAGCATGTAAAGGTTGCCATGTCAGGTGAAGGTGCTGACGAGTTTTTTGGTGGATATAACATTTACAGAGAACCTCTCGATCTTGCAGAATTCCAGAAGCTCCCTAAAGGCTTAAGAAAAGGACTTGCCGGCATTGCCAATGCTATTCCATTCAAGTTCAAGGGAAAAAGCTTCTTAAACAGAGCAAGCAAGACAGTTGAAGAAAGATTCATCGGTAACGCTTTCATGTTCAATGAAAAAGAACGTGCCAGGATATTAAAGAATCCTACCGGCAAGTATGACCACAAGCAACTTACAAAGCCTTTCTATGATAAGGTTGCTGATAAGGATGATGTTACTAAGATGCAGTATATTGATATCAATTTCTGGCTGATAGGCGATATCTTACTTAAGGCTGATAAGATGAGTATGGCTCACTCTCTTGAGGTAAGAGTTCCATTCCTTGATAAGGAAGTGTTCAATGTTGCCCGTACTATTCCAACTAAGTACAAGGTTAACAAGAGTAATACCAAGTATGCCATGAGACAGGCTGCCCACAGACATCTTCCAGACATGGTTGCTGAGAAAAAGAAGCTTGGATTCCCTGTTCCTATCAGAATCTGGCTCAAGGATGAGAAATATTACAATATGATTAAAAAGGCTTTCACAAGTGAAGCTGCTGAGAAATATTTTAACACTGATGAGATTGTTAAATATCTTGATGAACACAAAGAAGGAAAGGCCGATAATTCGCGTAAGATATGGACAATTTACATGTTCCTTGTATGGTATGAAGATTTCTTCGGCAACGGAGTTAAAGAAGCCGCTTAATTTTTTATAATTATAATAACAATTAACCCCTGCCGCTAATGCGACAGGGGTTTTGTTATACCTAACACATATTCTGTTAATTACTTATTAGTCTCTTCTATAAATCTTTCAAGCTGCTTCTTAGCTGCTCCGCTCTTAATAATCTCTCTTGCTTTCTCAATACCTTCCTTCATTGTAATACCATCTGAAGCAAGATATATGGCAGCTCCGGCATTAAGAAGTACCACATCTGTCTTAGGTCCTTCTGCACCTTCAAGAATATCTCTTGCAATCCTGGCATTAACTGCCGGCTCACCACCAGCAAGATCTTCCTTCTTGCATCTTGTAAATCCAAAATCCTCCGGCTTTATAGTATATGATTTGAACTCATCACCTTTGAACTCGCATACCTTTGTATCAGCACTTAAAGATATCTCATCTATGCTGTCCATTCCGTATATTGTCATAGCTCTTTTGCAGCCTAAATTATGTAATACATGTGCAAGCGGCTCAACAAGCTCCTCACTATATACACCAAAAAGCTGCATAGATGCCCCTGCCGGATTGGCCAGAGGTCCAAGTATATTGAATAATGTACGGATTCCAATTTCCTTTCTCACACCTCCAACAAATCTCATAGCCGGATGATATTTCTGTGCAAAAAGAAAACATATATTAATATCCTTAAGAATCTGTGCCATCCTTGCAGGAGCTGCATCTATCTTAACGCCAAGAGCCTCTAAACAGTCTGCTGTACCACATTTGCTTGAAGCTGCTCTGTTACCATGCTTAGCAACCGGTATTCCAGCTGCTGATACTATGATAGAAGCTAAGGTTGATATATTGATTGAATTAGAACCATCTCCACCTGTTCCAACGATTTCAAGAACATCCATATCATTTAAGAACTTCTCACAGTGTGCTCTTAAAACTCTTGCTGCTGCTGTAATCTCGTCAATAGTCTCTCCCTTTGCTGCCAGAGCTGTAAGAAATGCTGCCTTCTGTGCATCAGTGGCTTCTCCTGTCATAATCTCTTCCATTACATCATTCATCTGCCCAGCAGTTAAATCTTCTTTCTTAACCAGCTTTGCAATAGCTTCTTTAATCATATTACCTTAGCCTCCCATAAACATATCTAAATGATAGCTTTAGTGTATTACTATAACGCCGTGCTGTCAATCCATAACAGCTTACAAAGGTTATCTGTCTCAAACACATCATCAAAAATAAAAGACTCATAAAGTGCTTCCATATTATCCTCTGAGTACTCGACCTGTCTTGAAAATATATGAACCGTATCTATTCTGTCCTCAAAACAAAACTTCTTATGCTTCTTATACCATACAAGCATGTCCATCTGACGGAGTATAAAATAATTAGTAACAAACATTTTAGCTTTACCAACCACATCATAATCATATACAGCCTTTGCAAAATACCGAAACACCAGATATGTTATAAAGTTTCTGTACTCATACTCTCTTTCAAGCATTGCTGTCATGAATTCTTCTTTAGTTTCCTGATACTGCTCATTATCCATATTGTCATGAAAAGTCTCTGTCATCTCAGCTAATATCTGTTCCCAGCGTGTATTAAGCACTTCCATATCCTCATACGGATACATAATACTTCTTATACATTTCCATACATCAACATCACCGAATTCATCGCTTTCTGATTCATCATTCATTTCAATAAGAATATGTTCAATATCGCTTCTTCCAAATGTATTGATATACTCTTTAAGTCCATCATAATCATCATTATTAATGTATTCCTGCATTACTGCACAATATTTTAATATAACAACAAGCTTTTCATTAATAGACATTTCCGGCATATCAAGAATCTTAAATATTTCATCTCTTGCCTTAAATATCCTGACAGCGTAAGCACTGTCATACTCATCATCCTCTGAATATTCCTCATCACACGGCTTTAATACAGTTGTAAATGTTTTGTTTTCAGAAAATATAATTCTTTCCACTTCCTCACATGCAAGCCCAATACCGCTTTCTTTGATTTCTCCATAATATTCAGAATATCTTGGAAACTGGTCACACACTACAGACAAATGCTCTGCTCCAAGTTCTTTATGAATTGTACATAATCCACACTTATCTAACAAACCGCAATGTCCATCTACGAGTTTAAAACAGTTCGAACCGTCTTCACTTTTAGTAATTGATTCTCTTATTCTGTCTCCAAGCTCGCCATCAAGACTCATATAATAATTATAAGTATCATCATCAATATCTATCTCCCAGCCGCCAACACAACAGTTGTCTTTACATTCTGAAGTTATACAGTGGAACTGGTCATAATAGAATGGAACCCTGAGTTTCATAATCCTTATCTTCTCCTTAGTCTGTAACGATATCAGCAATCTGATATCTTATAACTTTATCTACATCAGACAGCTTAACTTCTACCTGATGTCCGATTTTACCTGCACTAAACATTATAGTTTCAAAATTCTCAGCAGTCTTATGAAATGTTGTCGGAAAGAACTTCTTCATTCCTATAGGCGAACAGCCCCCATGCACATAGCCTGTAAGCGGAAGTAGTTCCTTTGATTTAATCATTTCTATTGATTTTTCTCCAACAGCCTTTGCTGCTTTCTTCAAATCCAGTTCCTTATTAACAGGAACAACAAATACATAATTCTTACCTGTCTTGCCAACTGTAACAAGTGTCTTGAAAGCCTGTGCCGGATTCTCATTAAGAACAGCAGCTATCTCATCACCGCTTAGCCCTTCTGCATCGGGGCACACATGTGTTTTATAAGGTACTTTTTTCTGGTCAAGCACTCTGCATACATTAGTCTTATCGTCTGATTTTCCCATAATTACATTCCTCTGGCAATTCTATATCTGTCTCATTCTCTCAAGTCTTTCATGAAGCTTTTTTATATGTTTCATCTCAGCTTCACTCTCCATTTTTCTATCTGAATAATAATATTCTACACTGCCTTTTTTCCCTTTATCTTTCTCAGTAAATATCCCTTTTTTCATAACAGTATTCTTAAGATTATTAGATACACCCGTATTTCCGTCAACCATCTCTAAATCATCAGGAAACAGCTTTGCAAATGAATCCTTGAAATAGTTAAAATGTGTACACCCAAGCACAAGTTCAGAATAATCATTAAGATTGTATGGAGCAAATTCACATTTTAAATAATCAGTCACATCTGAAGAATCAAAATCATCATCCTGTGCGAACCTTACAAGTTTTGGAAGTGCCACAACATCAACAACATGCTTATCATCATATTTATCTATAAGTCTTTTTAACTTTTCCCCTTTTGCTGTAACAGGTGTAGATACTACCATAACCCTTCTTCCGGTTTCAGAAGTATGTTCAACTGCAGGCTTGACTGCCGGCTCTATTCCAATTATTGGCAGCTTATACTTTTCTCTTAGATATGATATTGCTGCACTTGTTGCTGTATTACATGCAAGCACAATTGCCTGACAGCCCTTATCAACAAGAAATCCAACCGCATGATCAACAAGCTTTCTTACTTCCTCCCTTGTTTTTTCTCCATATGGAACATTATCCACATCAGCATAAAATATGTAATCAGCCTCTGGCATGGTAATCATCGCCTGATGAAGCACCGACAGACCACCTATCCCTGAGTCAAATATTCCTATCTTCATATTGCTACAATCCTCTATATTCTAATCATTATATACCTTGCAATAAACAATCATTTTATCCTTTAATATCTTAACCCTGCTCGGTCTTATCTCACCTGCAAATATCTTATCTGCGAAATCAGCAAACAGATATTTCTGTAACAATACCTTAAGTTGTTTATTCCCGGATCTTCTTATAGCTGACACAATCCAAACAGCAACAAAACACACTGGCCACACCCATACAGGAATATACTGCATAATTGTAAGTGCATATCTTCCTGCAAGCGCAAATCCTATTGCACAAAATATAACAACATATACCACAGCCCATATATAAGCCTTTATCCATCCAACAGCACCAAGAACTTTAAGTCTGTTGGTTATCTTTCTATAATTTTCTGATTCTTCTGCCGTTATTGATAACTCTATTATCTCCATAAACAAGTCACACCTTTCTTAGCGATTAACAATAATTATAAGCCCTTAAGTCAAAGTATTCAAGATACTTTATTTTACGCTCTTTTTTAAGGCAAAAAAACTTTCCCCGTATACGATGAGACACAATTCATCATATACGGGGAAAACTATTATATTGGTTTCTTTTAAACAATTTGATTAATAGTCACTCAGAACATCTTCCACATGCTTAATAGAAATCTCTAAAAAATTGGATATTTCATAATCTGGAACACCATTATCATGAAGTATGAATATAAGTTCTTCCATACTCGTTCCCTTACGGCGTTCCATCATAATAAAATGTTTAACCTGAGTCTCGTCCATACCACACCTCACACCTCACATATTATTAAATTATTCCGCATCGAAACTTTTCAACATTATATCAGATACATTTCTAATAAGTCAATAGAATAGTCCTACTTACTGATTGTTCTTCCCAATAATCTTCTTTAACATATGTACCCTGTTAAATGGAAATGAAAAATAATACCCATCAACAAAATCAGTAGTCTTTGCAATTATTTCCCTTGCTATCTGAATACCGGTCTCTTCTCCCTCTTCTTTTGACATATCAGCTCTGTATCTTGAAAGAATCTCATCAGTAACATTAATACCTGTCATCTCATTTTTCATGAATGTTGCATTTCGAAGACTTACAAATGGCATTATTCCACAAAGAATCCTTGCCCCTGTCTGTTCTTTAATCTGTCTGAGTCTGTCTATATCTTCATCAGAAAATACAGGCTGCGTCATAAAAAATGTGGCTCCCGCCTCCATTTTTTTCTTAACACGCTCAAGTTCCACTTTAAAATTAACCCTTCCCTGATTAATTGCTCCACCATATATAACCGGTTTCCCGGCAAACTGTTCCTGATTCATATCACTTATTATATTCATAAGTCCAACTGAATCGAAGTTAAACACACTCTTTACAGACGCTCTTACAACTGATGGTATGGGATCACCGGTAATAACGAGAAAATTATTAATATCATTTATATGTGCTCCCAAAAGCTGTGAACGCATTGCTATAGCATTCTTGTCACGACAGCATATGTGCGGCATAACACACATTCCCGTTTCTCTCGAAACCTTTTCTGCCATAAGTATTGAATCTGCACGTGTTCTTCCTGATGGTGAATCCGGAAATGTAAGCACATCAACTCCGCTTTCCTTCATCAAAAAAGCAGCATCCATAATCTTCTCATCATCAATTCCAAGCGGAGGAGCAAGTTCTACAGCAATCAGTTTTCTTCCTTCTTTTCCTTTATAGAAAGAAACATCATTTGCAGTTTTCTTTTCTGATATCTCTTCTTCTATGGAAGCATTTTTCATATGAACAACATCAGCAGTTTTTAAAACCATCTGTCTTATATATTCAGGTGTTGTTCCACAACAGCCGCCAATAATATCAGCTCCATCCTCAGCCAGATCATGCATAATCTGTGAAAAATATGCTGCATTGTTATCATCAAATACCATTCGACCGCTTACAACCTGTGGATATCCTGCATTTGGAAGCACCGCAAAATACTTGTCATTCCTGTTAATAAGGCTCTGCACAAGCTTCTTCATATGTCCCGGACCAACTCCGCAGTTAAATCCACATGCATCAATATATGAATTTTTCCCAGCTTCTTCAATCAGCTTTCTTGCACTAAAGCCTGCACTGCTATAGCCAAACTGATTTATTGCAAACTGAGTTATAACAAATCCGTTTTCTCCTGCATTTTCAATTGCTTTATCAATAAATCCCAGTTCTGGAAATGTTTCAAAAACAAATATATCAACGCCACATTCCTTAAAAACATTAACTATATCAACATACTCTTTTTCAATATGCTCTTTTTCAATCATATTTTCACCAGGAATAGGGCCAATATCAGCTGCTACAAGCACATCTGTCCCCTTTACGGCTTCCCTTGCAATGTCAACGGCATTTTTAATATTATTTCTTACCTCATCAAATCCCGCTCCAAGACACACGGTATTACTTGCAAATGTATTAGTTCTGATAATCTTAGCACCAGCTTCAATATATTCTTTATGAATTGCCAGTACTCTGTCTGAAGCCTGTAAATTTGCCAGCTCAGGCAGGCTGCCCGTATCATACTTCTTAGCATAGTATGTTCCAAACGCACCATCTGCCACCAGTATTTCACTCTTTAATCTGTCATATAATATTCCTGCTGTTCCTGTATACTTCATGCCCAGTCCCCTTATCTTTTAACATTCAACTTAAAAAAGGAGCCACCTTATATAAGTGACTCCAAAATTGTATCATTATTAAGTTTAATTTGCACTAAAAATTAAAGGAAAATATACTTCAATATGAACAGCAATGCAAGCACGTACATAAGTGGAGTAATCTTCTTAGCCTTTCCAGCAACAAGATTAACAATAACATACGAAATAACACCAACTGCAATACCTTCTGAAATGCTGTACATAAGCGGCATACAGATAAGGCAGAGGTAAGCCGGAATACTCTCTGTTAAATCATTAAAATCAATTTCAACAACCGCACTAACCA includes the following:
- the fliB gene encoding flagellin lysine-N-methylase, translated to MKLRVPFYYDQFHCITSECKDNCCVGGWEIDIDDDTYNYYMSLDGELGDRIRESITKSEDGSNCFKLVDGHCGLLDKCGLCTIHKELGAEHLSVVCDQFPRYSEYYGEIKESGIGLACEEVERIIFSENKTFTTVLKPCDEEYSEDDEYDSAYAVRIFKARDEIFKILDMPEMSINEKLVVILKYCAVMQEYINNDDYDGLKEYINTFGRSDIEHILIEMNDESESDEFGDVDVWKCIRSIMYPYEDMEVLNTRWEQILAEMTETFHDNMDNEQYQETKEEFMTAMLEREYEYRNFITYLVFRYFAKAVYDYDVVGKAKMFVTNYFILRQMDMLVWYKKHKKFCFEDRIDTVHIFSRQVEYSEDNMEALYESFIFDDVFETDNLCKLLWIDSTAL
- the trpD gene encoding anthranilate phosphoribosyltransferase translates to MIKEAIAKLVKKEDLTAGQMNDVMEEIMTGEATDAQKAAFLTALAAKGETIDEITAAARVLRAHCEKFLNDMDVLEIVGTGGDGSNSINISTLASIIVSAAGIPVAKHGNRAASSKCGTADCLEALGVKIDAAPARMAQILKDINICFLFAQKYHPAMRFVGGVRKEIGIRTLFNILGPLANPAGASMQLFGVYSEELVEPLAHVLHNLGCKRAMTIYGMDSIDEISLSADTKVCEFKGDEFKSYTIKPEDFGFTRCKKEDLAGGEPAVNARIARDILEGAEGPKTDVVLLNAGAAIYLASDGITMKEGIEKAREIIKSGAAKKQLERFIEETNK
- the ybaK gene encoding Cys-tRNA(Pro) deacylase, whose amino-acid sequence is MGKSDDKTNVCRVLDQKKVPYKTHVCPDAEGLSGDEIAAVLNENPAQAFKTLVTVGKTGKNYVFVVPVNKELDLKKAAKAVGEKSIEMIKSKELLPLTGYVHGGCSPIGMKKFFPTTFHKTAENFETIMFSAGKIGHQVEVKLSDVDKVIRYQIADIVTD
- the asnB gene encoding asparagine synthase (glutamine-hydrolyzing), encoding MCGFAGFTGYLADGDAVLERMMNKIIHRGPDSAGKYIDDKAYMGFRRLSIIDLDNGSQPMFNENKKIVITFNGEIYNYQDLRKDLIEKGHVFANNSDTEVLIHSYEEYGKDMLNKLRGMFAFVIWDSEKETLFGARDFFGIKPFYYTVADGNMIYGSEIKSILEHPAYKKEVNPVALENYLTFQYSVLDETFFKGIFKLMPGHFFTFHKGELNIERYWEPTFDADESKSLDEFVDEIDDVMHDSVEHHKISDVEVGSFLSSGVDSSYVAATFNGDKTFTVGFDYEKYNEIDYAKALSDKIKIDNYSKLVSSEEYWAAIPKIQYHMDEPLADPAAIALYFVSQTAAKHVKVAMSGEGADEFFGGYNIYREPLDLAEFQKLPKGLRKGLAGIANAIPFKFKGKSFLNRASKTVEERFIGNAFMFNEKERARILKNPTGKYDHKQLTKPFYDKVADKDDVTKMQYIDINFWLIGDILLKADKMSMAHSLEVRVPFLDKEVFNVARTIPTKYKVNKSNTKYAMRQAAHRHLPDMVAEKKKLGFPVPIRIWLKDEKYYNMIKKAFTSEAAEKYFNTDEIVKYLDEHKEGKADNSRKIWTIYMFLVWYEDFFGNGVKEAA
- the murI gene encoding glutamate racemase; amino-acid sequence: MKIGIFDSGIGGLSVLHQAMITMPEADYIFYADVDNVPYGEKTREEVRKLVDHAVGFLVDKGCQAIVLACNTATSAAISYLREKYKLPIIGIEPAVKPAVEHTSETGRRVMVVSTPVTAKGEKLKRLIDKYDDKHVVDVVALPKLVRFAQDDDFDSSDVTDYLKCEFAPYNLNDYSELVLGCTHFNYFKDSFAKLFPDDLEMVDGNTGVSNNLKNTVMKKGIFTEKDKGKKGSVEYYYSDRKMESEAEMKHIKKLHERLERMRQI